In Humulus lupulus chromosome 6, drHumLupu1.1, whole genome shotgun sequence, a single genomic region encodes these proteins:
- the LOC133783744 gene encoding uncharacterized protein LOC133783744: MAMEMNNNNNNNENNDPNRRVSRGRQKVAMVKMDNESNLQVTFSKRRSGLFKKASELCTLCGAELAIIVFSPGRKVFSFGHPSVELVIDRFLNPQNYRTTPQANSGTLQLIEAHRNANVRELNQQLSHVTGQLDHERKRNNELKKARKARVSLHWWEAPAEALSDLRHLEQLKSAMELLRRATTQQADRLLIQTTANANSLLPPNFNTMNVNTPSFYGSVTNNAGGGGGGGNGQQQPNNYDHYCDTKNKNINDDKKNVGFDGGVTNKNTNPSASTGKTGTDTPQLQAITSGGGSVNHHVNMPYLQAAIASGGGNVNHINLAQIQAIPSGGTINMQVVKSSSTTTTTTTTTTPGGGGNVMSHINFSPMSHMSPHMPPANTCVSNFNHFNMSPAMPHMQPKTSSAPNLVNHVNMSPMQANNNTSVNHVMNQLPMLPQSLPQSSQLLLQQPNSQGTHHHMMFSNNGGFGHGFF; the protein is encoded by the coding sequence ATGGCCATGGAGatgaacaacaacaacaacaacaatgaaAACAACGATCCAAACAGAAGGGTTAGCAGAGGAAGGCAGAAAGTGGCGATGGTGAAGATGGACAACGAGAGCAATCTTCAAGTCACCTTCTCCAAGCGCCGTTCTGGGCTTTTCAAGAAGGCCAGTGAGCTTTGCACACTCTGTGGAGCCGAGTTGGCCATAATAGTTTTCTCGCCTGGAAGGAAGGTTTTCTCGTTCGGACATCCAAGCGTGGAGTTGGTGATAGATCGGTTTCTGAACCCTCAGAATTACCGTACCACGCCCCAAGCGAACTCCGGGACACTGCAGCTAATCGAGGCTCATCGGAACGCGAATGTCCGGGAGCTGAACCAGCAGCTGAGCCATGTCACGGGGCAGTTGGACCACGAGAGGAAGCGTAATAATGAGCTGAAGAAGGCGCGTAAGGCGAGAGTGTCCCTGCACTGGTGGGAGGCTCCAGCTGAGGCTTTGAGTGATCTGAGGCATTTGGAGCAGCTCAAGTCGGCTATGGAGTTGTTGAGAAGGGCTACCACTCAACAGGCTGATCGGCTCTTGATTCAGACCACTGCTAATGCAAACTCTCTCCTACCACCTAACTTTAATACCATGAATGTTAACACGCCGTCGTTTTATGGTTCTGTGACTAATAatgcaggtggtggtggtggtggtggtaatgGACAGCAACAACCTAATAATTATGACCATTATTGtgataccaaaaataaaaatatcaatgATGATAAGAAGAATGTTGGGTTTGATGGTGGTGTGACTAATAAGAATACTAATCCTTCTGCTAGTACTGGTAAAACTGGTACTGATACACCTCAATTGCAGGCTATAACTTCTGGTGGTGGTAGTGTCAACCACCATGTCAATATGCCTTATCTTCAAGCAGCTATAGCTTCTGGTGGTGGTAATGTCAACCATATCAATCTGGCTCAAATTCAGGCCATACCTTCTGGTGGGACTATCAATATGCAAGTAGTGAAatcttcttctactactactactactactactactactactcctggtGGTGGTGGTAATGTGATGAGCCATATCAATTTCTCTCCTATGTCTCATATGTCTCCCCATATGCCGCCGGCAAACACTTGTGTTAGCAATTTCAATCATTTCAATATGTCTCCTGCTATGCCTCATATGCAGCCAAAAACTTCTTCTGCTCCTAACCTTGTCAACCATGTCAATATGTCTCCTATGCAAGCTAATAATAATACTAGTGTCAACCATGTCATGAATCAGCTGCCTATGCTGCCTCAGTCTCTGCCACAATCTTCCCAATTGCTTTTGCAACAGCCTAATTCTCAGGGGACTCATCATCATATGATGTTTAGCAACAATGGTGGATTTGGCCATGGTTTCTTCTGA